A window of Saimiri boliviensis isolate mSaiBol1 chromosome 1, mSaiBol1.pri, whole genome shotgun sequence genomic DNA:
tcccatcatCCTccttcaagtaggccccagtgtctgttgttcctttctttctttccatgtattcttattatttagctcccatttctAAGTGAGAATaattggtatttgattttctgttcctgtgttagtttgctaaagacatgtttctgcaaagggtatgatcttgttcttttttacggctgcataatattccatggtgtatgtgtaccacattttctttatccagtctactgttgataaacatttagtttgattccattcCTTTGCTgttgaaaaattaaagtgaatatTTATCATCCAATAACAAAAGTCAATATTTTGAAAAGCTAATATGAATCTGGAAGAATGTATATGTCTTCATCTTGAGGAACTTCAGAAGGAAGAGGCTTCTGGAAGTTATAATAGTCAGAAGATGTCTCATTTCCATAGATATGCTCCTTGAAATTAGACTGCTGTGCGTTTTCATATAGTTCCTTATCGGTTTCTCCTTTAACTTTGGGAGGacctgcttccacattttcatagTTGTTGTGTATGTTATTTCCCCTGACAGCAGATCTGTGGTCTTGGGTTTCAACTGAGATTTTATGCCTTAAGCCAATGATGCGGCGGCCCAAGAACGTTTTAGTACAGACTTTtctcctgctgcttctcctttgcAAAAACCTCGGCAAGGTAAATCGTGTGGCAACATGGTGTTTACAGCCCCAAACACACCCGATTCCACAAACCACTAAGAGTAAAAGGAGCATAATTCCTACAGAAATGGCTGCTAAATTATTTCCACAGCTTTTCAACATTTCTGTACAAACAGT
This region includes:
- the GAPT gene encoding protein GAPT; the protein is MLKSCGNNLAAISVGIMLLLLLVVCGIGCVWGCKHHVATRFTLPRFLQRRSSRRKVCTKTFLGRRIIGLRHKISVETQDHRSAVRGNNIHNNYENVEAGPPKVKGETDKELYENAQQSNFKEHIYGNETSSDYYNFQKPLPSEVPQDEDIYILPDSY